DNA from Quercus lobata isolate SW786 chromosome 1, ValleyOak3.0 Primary Assembly, whole genome shotgun sequence:
AGAACCAAATAAGATAGTGGTTGCTCTAAGAATAGGATAAAATTTTCCTGCGAAAGTGCCATCGATTAAAAACACAATGCGAGAACCAAATAAGATAGTGTGCTCATCATGTAGTGCATATGCAACACGACAAAAACATGGTTTTCTAAGAAATTGTAGGGCAAGGATGATAGGGAAAAAGATAAACAAGAAAGATAACATAAACAAACATGGCCCTGGATCTCAAATCTCAATGGTGTTAAATGCATTTGCAAATCTTAATCTAATTATTTGGAAAACGactttattttgttgaaatggTGCCCACATTTTTCTTGGTGACACATGGCTTGTTTCTCCAACCCCCAAAAAGTTCATGCCTGAAAAGGAAAATTCCTGATATATGTAAAAGCAATTAATATTGCAGGTATGCtcaagcataaaaaaataaaaaatcaccgcacacccttagtgcgatgatcactccacaaatataagtgcttgtggagtgtaAAAGGTAAGGATCGggggttcaagttttcaaaaatgagcattcacacacaaatatatttaaattaggttagaatataatttctatcttgtaaaaaaaaaaaaagatggataTAATGTTGTAGGCTGTGAATAGCAATGAGAAGAAATTGAGGTCCATTTGATTTGACCACTTGAATATGTGGAATTCAAGAACTTTGTTGTAGGAGTAGACTCTTTATATAGAAGTAGTAAACACAACAAAACATACGAACAGTATGATACACGCAAAATCAACACTGTCTTGACTCTTGTGTCGCTTGGAAAATTGATTACAAAGTATAATTCGGAATACAAACAAGGTAAAACTTAGTTACAAATTTTTAGAAGCTGTATCTTATAAGTTCTCCCATTAAATTCAAGTTGCATTAATTGATGAATCAAAGTTGAAATTTATTGTCTTTGAAAATAACACCACCATTTTAGTTTTGTATTGATTAGTACAATTTTATGGTTGAATTCAATAAGAATACTCaaaatataatatctaaaacaaTGTACCTAAATTTTTGGCCTATGACCACTTCTTGGTggtgtaattattatttttaaactcaAATACCAAAGAGAGCAAAGGGGAATTTATAGTACAAACATAAATCCAAAACAATGACAGAGTATAATGATAAATGAAGGGTGAAATCGTGAGTTTAAAATCCACCAAATGCATGCTGTGTAAATACCgattgtgaaagaaaaaaaaaaaatcgcaaaCTCactacagtgttttttttttttttttttttttccggatACCATAGTAGGAAAAAGGTGCAACAttcacttttaaatttttatttattttaattctaaTCACGAAAGAGCAAAAGATGGttgtttatatatgtatatgtaggGCCACAAGCTGACCCATGGCCTAAGAACGACCCAGACAGTAGCCCAATGAGCCCACTACAATAGATTTGTTAGAGAATATGTTGGATATTGACTACTTAATGAGCTAAAGTTAATCACAATGAGTAAAGATGCCAATGAAATGACTAGGATCacaaaattatgaagaaaaaaggATCCTCGGTCAGGTCCGAGGAGTGTTTgttttatatatgtgtattaCGTTCTCTTTTTAATAAGTATTTCTATTCTTGGTTACCAagctttcctctctctttttttctcgatcccctACATAAGGatcttcattttccttttatatttacaCATAGATTATCCTAGTCCTACACCTGGAGGGCTGAGATTGTATTCCCAAGTCTTCTATCTCATTCAGAACATACTAGTAAGTTTCTGCCTTGCAATTTGAACTATGTCACCATTGTTCatggtcatttcctcattattGTGGCCAGAGGAGTAGTTatcttgcatttaatgcggaggggataGCTTCTATACCCTTCTCCTTTCATCCTCCTCGTAATTTATGTCAAGTCTACTTTCTTCCTTCTGTGATATTCTAACTTTATTCGCTTATCATGGTTATTGCTCGTCCCCAAGGTCAGTTGGTGCTCTTCCCCAAGGTTCGAGGTGCATCCTCGAAAATCATCTTGGCTGTTCATTTAAATGGGATTAAGGATCCTCGCAGACACAGTATATATATGTTATCATCCTGTCAAAAAGAataagatattataaaataatattgagTTCCAATTGCCAGTCCCATAAAAATGGTCCAAAGACATGTCATGAGTAAAGATTATAATCATGTTTCCCAATCACATTTTGTCTGGGACTAGCAGACACAATTTCTCGATATTCTAATTCAATTCTTAAGGGAATTAGACCACATTAATATAAATGTCTTACAGAATCCAAACTCAACAATGGCATTTTTCATATTACTTTATTCTTATAGCAAGAACTCAAAGATTCAAATCCCCTAAAAGAGAAGCATAATCTCCACTTCAATATAAAAACAGCCATCCCGATCTATTCAGTTGAGTACAGATGAGCGCATCGATGAACTCCATAATGGAGTAGCATTCCACCATTGTTTCcctatcaataataataatcaaactGAATGATAATTAAGTTGCATGTACATATATAATCCTTACCCAGATACAACATACAAGGCTTGCGCCCATAGACAGGTGCAAAAAGTTTCATAATCTTGCCTAACTATCACCAGAACAAACATGACAAAACCTCATCATTTAAGAGGCATGCTTATTCATATAGTTGGCTGTCATTGTGAGTGACACAAAGAGATAATTTGTTTCAATAGTACAATACACATAAATAAGAGATAACAGATGGTCTGATCATATCACTGAAAAGAACAATGTTAGAGACTCAATTTTGTTTACAAATGTTTCTCACAAATCAATGAAGTAGTAAGTGGTGATTAGAacaataacatttttacaaagaTTCGCTGttgaaactatttttattatgtatcaattaaaaaaaatgagagatgctatgtttacaacatttttacaacaaatcacaagtggttagttgttattggttcaaatttaaaactaacactaagattacttttttgccctaacaacaacaaccagtaacaacctaccacttaaaatttgttgtaaaaatattgtagaaatattatttcttaaaaaaaattgtaaaaaagttgtAGTAAAGTGGTCACTGTCCCCTATATTACCTTATAAGAGCATCCTCatcaaagatttcaaaaaatttagcattggCCAActcaaaaacctattttatcaattttaacatctcactttacaatacactcaacatcaaagattttatattttttcccacttccttaaaattttttttttttttttaattctcattaACATCTCTttcactaccaccaccacccacagccacaaccaccaccaccaaccaaAACCTCAACCcccaaccaccaaaataaaaaaaaaataaaaaaaaataaaaaaaagttcatcCCCATTGTCATCTTCTTCCACAGTGGCGACTTGACTTTCCTCTCCCCTTCCTCCTTCGCACTATAAATCAAATCAagacccaaaatcccaaaaccaaatcaagacccaaaatcaaatcaaactcaCCCCGATCtgaacccaccacaaaaccgcAACCCATCACAACCTCTCTAATGACCATCACCCCAGCAACccaaccaccacaaacccacaaccaacGACCTTAACCCATCGGCACAATTAACCTCAACCCATGGCACAAACCCACGGCCTCAACCAACCTTGACCCACATTCTCAACCAACCCCAACCAGtcaaccaccacaaacccaccaccaacctCAACCCATGACACAACCAACCAGGGCACCACCGAGACCCATCAAgcaacccaccaccaccgaaCCCACCAAGACCCATCAAGCAAACCTCCACTTGCAGTCGGACCCACCACCGTCAGACCCACGACCCACTTTCAGTCATCAACAACCCCAACAGACCCATGAGAGGGAGAGTCTGAgaaagagagatgagagagaacgAGAACGAgaatgagagagtgagagtgagagtgattgtctgaagagagagaattaaaaatattaaaaaatgataacacTGTGCTCTAAAAAATGAGAATGCACTGTAGCaagatgtcaaattttttaggATTTAACATCTTTGATGGAGCTGAGTTTTGTGGtttcaaatgctaaaaatagcattttagcaCTTATAACATCTTTGATAAAAATGCTCTAACACAAATAAGACCACTTAAACACTGGTCAAGTTATAAGCATGGTTTCTTTTAGCACGTGTAAAAAAGAATCTGAAAGGTAAAAAAACAAGTTATGATGGGTAACAGCTGTCAGCATGCCCAAAAGGTTGACTTATGTACACTGTCAACCACTATTACATTGATTTTTGGACTTTGGTCTTTACTTTGGACCACCATGGCAGACAATGACTAAAGCTCTCAtaatctatctctctttctctctcacattcatATGTCAAGTAGTGGTGTTGTCACAACACCATCGAGTATAGTACAATAAGAGGAAGGTGGGTTGGGTCCACATTAATGTTATTATAAACTGCCTTCTTTAGGAAGAAGACCTTCCATGTGACTTGCAGAGTTCCATTGTTGCATTGCATGTATTTATATCCAACATCAGCTTCACACTTAGTGTACTCTGctctctgctctctctctctctctctcaagtttcAACCATGAAGCGAGGCTTTCACTCTAGTGCTCTTATCCTTGCCCTTCTACTATTGCTTCTTTCCTGCTCAAAAATATCTTCCCGTTCCATAGCAAACAAACAAGGTTACCCACAGTTgctgctttcttttcttcttgttcttctttagGTTAACTATACATTGAATAACTGAAGTTTGGCCCCCTTTTGCAGGACAAGTGGAAGTAAAACTCAATGAAATCGCTTCTGGGGATTCCTTTGCAGACTTGGAAGGCAGTGAATCCATGAATGTatgctcctcctcctccttcttctccttcttctatTGCATGTTTGAATCTATATATGTCTCACACATTGGTTATGTACTTTGCAGCAGCTCATGGGGATGGAGAATTGTAACGAGGGAGATGAAGAATGCTTAGAGAGAAGGGTGCTTTCTGAGGTTCACTTGGACTACATCTACACCCAGCACCATAAGCCTTGAAAGTTGGAGCTTCCAAAAAATAAGTTCCATATGTATTTATTTAGAGATCCTGTCTCTTAATACTATTTCATAATGTTTTTTAACTATAACACTCAGGAGAGTTACTAGTATGTGTTTAAGGTTGAATTATCTTTTCTTTATGATACGATGTAACTCTCACCTATAATTTAGATATGACCATTTCtaggttatcaaaaaaaaaaaaaaaaaaaagatatgactATTTCTATGTATGTAGCTGTTTGTCTTTGTCATCACGAGTTTATAgtcttaaaaattaaactagCCTATGATGGATGggttgtgtatatatatattgttggaaTGAGTGTATTTGCCTCCTCCTTACTTAAAGAGTAAGGAAAAGCATAAGATTCCTCAAGAGATGTAACCGCTACCAGATAGTTCCAAAATCCAActtccaaaataaattatatgagAAAAACCGTGCAGAAACTTTCAAAAATTGGTTGGTGAATTTGGGATTAGACATTAAAGCAATTAAATACACAGTTGGAAAGTCAAGCACAGTAAATTTCAGCTGCAATTACTTTCCCTAGATGGAAGTTTCAATTATAACAGAGTTTCAGAACTCCTTAAATGCACAAATCGTAATTAATAAGGGGTAAATCACTTTACTGTTTTAGAATTCTAAGTTCCATATGGGGCTCTTGTGGTTCAGTAGTTCTTTTTAACAGATATACATACACAAAAAGTAACACTCCCTATAAGCATAACTTGGGAATGAAGATATAATGAAAAGTACATGACAATTTTTACCATAATTTTGAGATGTTCAATAATGAGAGGTGGAAAATAGTGATGAGTTCTTATGAAAGTGATTATCACTGCTCAAAATTGACCAACTCTCTCACATGGACCCTTCACTTTTGTTCAATACTCACAATCGAACactcatcaaattgtaacaaaaGTTACGCTAAAAGATATGATCAAAAGAATAGAGATATAATATATTCTCATCACTTATTTGATGGAAAAGAGAAACGAACAAGGGATATTAAAACGGATAAAAACTCTATGGAAATGCTCTCAGCCTAAAAATTATGTCCAAAGAAATATTTTAACACAGaattatatcttttcttttctttctttctttttttatttattatccttgtctttttcacttgtttagttgttttaCAGGAAAACATCAATTTCTCTTTAAATATCATTTCTTTACATGATCATTTCTGCACTCTTCTGTACTCCTAAGCCAACCAAAGGGTTTAAAGGAAAAGGGGTATCTAAACTTATGGGAGGTTATGCATAAACCATATTGAACTTCGAAATAATTAAAGTGTGATCTAAATAAAAGGTTCAACAGATAAATTACTAACTGATAATGATATccttcacaaaataaaaacacacctTAACAAGCAGTTATGCTTTGTTTAGTTACCAAgcagaaatagagaaaaatgctaTAACACTTTTAACACACTTCCACCCCATAAAGCTGTACAATTCTAAACATTCACTCGGTTTTGAGAACCAAACAGTGCTCTAGTATGAAAGTATATCATTCCTAGCTCTGATCAGACTTTCAACTAGAAAAGAAGAATAGATAACTACATTTCAGTGATAGATGAAAAACTTTAATTTGTATGCATAAGAATTGGATAAGGGATCCAATATCTAGATAAGATTTTCCCTCTTAGCTAATGGCAatagattttaataaaatacatCTTCAGTCAGTATATACAATGCCTGTATCTCTCTGGTCCTTCAAAAGAGACGTATCAAAGACAAAATTAAGATATAAAGGTAAAGATGACTTATTAAACCATGAATCTCTTCATCAGAGCCACGAAATCATGGTCCACTTTGAATCAGCAGTACCTCCCAACCTGCAATCATAAATTTCGAGTCAGTCATTGGACCCAAAAAGCATCAAAATTTACATGGTTACTGAGTTTTCTTTCGTCAGTAGCACTGAGTAAGATTCCCTTATAAATATCAGATTTACCGAGGCCAAAACTCCAAATGGGCCTAACCATTTACATTCTATCAGTGGAGTACATATAGATATAGTCATGTAAAGCTTTTTCCTCAAAGAAGGATCTGAACTTGATTAATTCTTCCTAAAGAACCTCTTTAACATGGGAGGAAAGATTTTAATATCATTAATTTTATATTCTATCCAAAGCTTGCTCTCTCTTCTCAAAATGAATATACTAGTGAGCATATTTACtgcatgaaaaatgttatgatcACAACAAAATACACAACCTTCCACCACTAGTGGCGAAGGTTGTGTATTTTGTTGTGACACTGGCATTTTTCTCATTGATAGATATTGTTGGTTACTTTGTTTTGCTTGAGGAAAGATCAATGCGGGGTCCAGTTACAGATTTTTGCTTTCATAATTTTGATAAGATGTTTTGTGTTATATGTCAATACGTTAGCAACTTAGCATAGAGCCTGAATGTCCTTTATCTTAGCCATGAATTATTTACATTTGACGAGGACGTGAAGGGTGTCTTTTGTTCCCTGCTGTAGTTTGAAGACGATTTAAAGCCGAGACACACTTGAGAAGGATACATTCTTATCAAGGAACAACTTACCAAATCTGCATATGACTCAGACCCCACTTTCTATTCAGCTATCTTTTGCTCTTTTCTCTCTGTGCTGGAATGGTGCTTGGCTTTTGAAACATCAAATGGATATTGGGTATCTATTATCACTCATCATCAACAAGAAATAGGAAATTCCACGTAAATACAATTCGTTATAATTAATGATACCTCaccattcaaaatttcattagaCCTGCATTCTTCGAAGACAGTATTTTTCTGAAACTGATAAATAATACAATATCTCAGTGTCTGATAAGAAACACAAAATTCAAATGAGTATCATTGAAATATTTGAGACTTTCATATAAGTGGAACTAGATGCATATCTCCACCTTTTGAgttcaaatatttttagaacAGAAACCATGCCACAGATTACTACATGAGTTTCGGATAAGTccacaaaaatccaaaatacaagaattatataaaataatacaGTAGTGCATGTGCAGATGCCAGCTAGGCATTGCATAGCCCTATCTTCTTATTTTACCAATTTACAAAGAGATCTACCAAAATGGTGTACACCAGGGAATTATATGATCCTTTTATGACCCATATTTACCACTATTCCACAAGCATTTCCCAAGTACTCCAGAAAATGGTGTACTTCATGCTCAACTTAGACCAAGAAATAGATGACATATCTAAGCTCATTCTATGTTTCGCTTCAAATCAAGGCAAATtgttaatatattaaattttttcaaaatgatcaatAGATTCAATACTGCCACACATCTATAGCAAGTATACTAATTCTAACTAGCAAAAATATTCTATAGAAGCCAAGTCTATGTCAGACCTAACACCTTTGTAAAATTCCTAGTTACATGTAGTAAGTTCCACCAACTTGTACTTGAAATAAAATTACATGATTTAGAGTTAAGAGATATAAGCAGCAGAGAAACTATGATACAGATGCATATGGAGCCATTAGCAAATGCGTTATGCAGAAGCCAAAGACAACCAATGAGATAAGCAAGTAACCTTACTGTTTGGCAGAGGGCTATTGGGCCAAGTTCAGCATCCTACCAGAGGCAGAGGCCGGGTTGAGTCAAGTCTCATTTGGCCCTTTAGTTCTGGGTTGTCACCCTTTTAAGAGAATAAAGTTGTGCTCTTACCATCAACCATAGCTTTTGGTATAGTGAGTAAGCGCTTGGTCCTAACACTTAAAAAGAGGCATTTGATTTGGTGGTGCCTTTTGACTCACCAATGCCCCTGCCCTTCTGTACCCTCCAAAATGAGCTATTCAACCCATACTTAGACGGCTGGCGGTatactttgattttttgataTAACCATTCGTTAAATGACCACATATCAATTGTCAGTATCAGACTAGAACCATTTAAAGCTTCTTTCCAAAGTACAAGACAGTTTCAAAGGATTGTAATGGAGAAAGATACCACTTGCATGTAGAAGATTGTTGgataaattgatatttaaacCAGGCaaagaattaaatcaatttATATGCTTGACCAACCCAAGCCTTCAAACCTCTAGTTCTCGAGTGTGCTAACATCCTTTGATGACAGGCCAACCAAAGGAAGACACACTAGGATCCTACTTCTATCTCTTCAGAAGCAGGCACTTGGGCTATAGAATATAGAATCCCACCTTCCATTCCATCAACTAGTGTGTTTAATTTTgagcttttttattatatttataggTAGCTAGTTTTGGAAAAGCAGGGCAGTGAGAGGGGAAGAATAGCATATTACCATTAGCTTAAGGCATGTAAGCCACAATTCAATATATCCAAAATTCATGCTTATAAACCATCCCAAATTTAGGCcatcttttttcaaaataagtGTAATGAGATGacaacttttcaaaaaaaaaaaaaaacacaaaaacacaaaaaaaaaaaaaaaaacaaaaaacaaaaaacaaaaaagagagttttGAAACGCATTCTGAGAAtgaaattaaacatttttcacaaagaCGCATTTACTAACATGCCAATGTTTTGCGTCCAGAATTTTTATGAGTCAGTCATGCTGGCATCTCAACATCTTACCAGATTCATGTCCTGTATCAATATCTATCATAGATTTCATGCTAAGCCTTAAGTGCTTGGACAAGTCCATTATATGAAATGTCACGTCAAAAGACACAAGGGAACACTTTTATGGAATGTGTACTTTGGGCACAAAAGGTGGCATTTTCAAACTAATTTCTAGCATAAGTTCTTAaccttgaattttttaaaagaacttTTACCAACAGTTATTGAGGCATGGGCCACCACAGACTATATTCAGCCAGACACAGTAATTGAACAAATTAAAAGGCCACCATACAATCATGAATACATGTGTCTGATAAAACTCAAGGAGTCGTATCTGTCGATAATCTTTTCAGCACATGAGAAGAAGTAAATTACAAGCAGGGTAAATAATGCAGCATGAAATGAAATTCTCATACATTTGATGACATTACTGCCATGGTTAAGGGACATGAATGAAACAGATTGCATAATCATTAGAATAACAAACTTGGCAAGTCATTGCTACACAGTGGGGGCACTGCAAATGAGAATCAGACCCGCAAGGAAGCAAGGAAGTCTTAAGATATCTAAATAAAATAGTGGGTAACT
Protein-coding regions in this window:
- the LOC115979949 gene encoding putative phytosulfokines 6, encoding MKRGFHSSALILALLLLLLSCSKISSRSIANKQGQVEVKLNEIASGDSFADLEGSESMNQLMGMENCNEGDEECLERRVLSEVHLDYIYTQHHKP